Proteins from a single region of Streptomyces spectabilis:
- a CDS encoding beta-N-acetylglucosaminidase domain-containing protein, with protein MQLRGRKGAAAIAAAVIASTLGTTTALTEPALATPPPPGGPRTDTERTTPEPPRVWPRPHHLERTATAPVTVGDAVVLVTGEAGHTDPHALEALRGLLRDAGAREVTEVPDGSPPPPGTHLVIRAGGTGADQALRALGAPPRADLPPGGYRLAVGEVAGRDTVALDGVGADGLFHAAQTLRQLTDPRTRLVPGVVVRDWPATPVRGLTEGFYGTPWTRRQRLDQLDFMGRTKQNRYLYAPGDDLYRQARWREPYPAAQRAEFRALAERAARNHVTLAWAVAPGQGMCLSSGQDVRDLARKVDAMWALGFRAFQLQFQDVSYSEWHCEQDAETFGSGPRAAARAQARVANALSRHLADRHPGARPLSLMPTEYFQDGSTAYRDALARRLDGGVEVAWTGVGVVPRTITGRELAGAREAFGAHPLVTMDNYPVNDFARDRIFLGPYTGREPAVAQGSAGLLGNAMEQPAASRIPLFTAADYAWNPRGYRPHESWLAAIDDLAGGDARARGALRALAGNDASSVLGAEESAYLRPLLRAFWAARAAPEPARAEAAAHELRSAFGVLRTAPDHLAGTDVAREVAPWAEQLARYGEAGEAAVAMLGAAARGDGATAWRAARSLRGLRGALRAARVTVGEGVLDPFLDRAERAYGRWAGLDGEHAADGPDARWRRARPLAAVTALTDPGTRGTVEAHVPGAGWRRVADLSASGFTEVRPEREPPVDGVRVVASGGTVQHLAPWFADGPAARLTLARAEADAEIGGAPARVTARLLPRRPGTVYGRLEARAPGAVRVRVPETAALPRGTEVAVPLDVSVPAGTRAGTYEIPVSFAGETRTVAVRAYPRTGGPDLARHGRASSSGDETAAFPAAAALDGDAATRWSSPAEDGAWWQLELAAPARLGQVVLRWQEAYAAAYRIQTSADGRTWRTAATVRDGRGGRESVRMDAPDTRFVRVQGDRRATRFGYSLWSVEAYAVAGAGAGREVADRGRGPGPHP; from the coding sequence GTGCAACTGCGGGGCAGAAAGGGCGCGGCCGCCATCGCCGCAGCCGTCATCGCGAGCACCCTGGGCACCACCACCGCCCTCACGGAACCCGCCCTGGCCACCCCGCCGCCCCCGGGCGGCCCGCGTACGGACACCGAGCGGACCACCCCCGAGCCCCCGCGGGTGTGGCCCCGCCCCCACCACCTGGAGCGCACGGCCACCGCCCCGGTCACCGTCGGCGACGCGGTCGTGCTGGTCACGGGGGAGGCCGGGCACACCGACCCGCACGCCCTGGAGGCCCTGCGCGGCCTCCTGCGGGACGCGGGCGCGCGGGAGGTCACCGAGGTGCCCGACGGCAGCCCGCCCCCGCCCGGCACCCACCTGGTGATCCGCGCCGGAGGCACCGGCGCGGACCAGGCGCTGCGGGCGCTCGGCGCCCCGCCGCGCGCCGACCTGCCGCCGGGCGGCTACCGCCTCGCGGTGGGCGAGGTCGCGGGCCGGGACACGGTGGCCCTCGACGGCGTCGGCGCGGACGGCCTCTTCCACGCGGCGCAGACGCTGCGGCAGCTGACGGACCCCCGGACCCGTCTCGTCCCCGGCGTCGTCGTCCGCGACTGGCCCGCGACCCCGGTGCGGGGCCTGACGGAGGGCTTCTACGGCACGCCGTGGACCCGCCGGCAGCGCCTGGACCAGCTGGACTTCATGGGCCGTACGAAGCAGAACCGGTATCTGTACGCGCCGGGCGACGACCTGTACCGCCAGGCCCGCTGGCGCGAGCCGTACCCGGCGGCGCAGCGCGCCGAGTTCCGCGCGCTCGCCGAGCGGGCCGCCCGCAACCACGTGACGCTCGCCTGGGCGGTCGCCCCCGGCCAGGGCATGTGCCTGTCGTCGGGGCAGGACGTGCGGGACCTCGCCCGCAAGGTGGACGCCATGTGGGCGCTCGGCTTCCGCGCCTTCCAGCTCCAGTTCCAGGACGTGAGCTACAGCGAGTGGCACTGCGAGCAGGACGCGGAGACCTTCGGCTCGGGCCCCCGGGCGGCGGCACGGGCCCAGGCGCGGGTCGCCAACGCCCTCTCCCGGCACCTCGCCGACCGGCACCCGGGGGCGCGGCCGCTGTCCCTGATGCCGACCGAGTACTTCCAGGACGGCTCGACCGCGTACCGCGATGCCCTCGCGCGGCGCCTCGACGGCGGCGTGGAGGTGGCGTGGACGGGTGTGGGCGTCGTGCCGCGCACCATCACGGGCCGCGAACTGGCGGGCGCGCGCGAGGCGTTCGGCGCGCACCCGCTCGTCACGATGGACAACTACCCGGTGAACGACTTCGCGCGGGACCGCATCTTCCTCGGCCCCTACACGGGCCGCGAGCCCGCCGTCGCCCAGGGCTCGGCGGGCCTGCTCGGCAACGCCATGGAACAGCCCGCCGCGTCCCGCATCCCGCTGTTCACGGCCGCCGACTACGCCTGGAACCCGCGCGGTTACCGGCCCCACGAGTCCTGGCTCGCGGCGATCGACGACCTGGCGGGCGGCGACGCGCGGGCGCGCGGCGCCCTGCGGGCCCTCGCGGGCAACGACGCCTCGTCGGTCCTCGGCGCCGAGGAGTCGGCCTATCTGCGGCCCCTGCTGCGGGCCTTCTGGGCGGCCCGCGCGGCGCCGGAGCCGGCCCGCGCCGAGGCAGCGGCCCATGAGCTGCGGTCCGCCTTCGGCGTGCTGCGCACGGCGCCCGACCACCTCGCCGGGACGGACGTGGCCCGCGAAGTGGCGCCCTGGGCCGAGCAGTTGGCGCGCTACGGCGAGGCGGGCGAGGCGGCCGTCGCCATGCTGGGCGCGGCCGCCCGCGGCGACGGTGCCACCGCCTGGCGCGCGGCCCGCTCGCTGCGCGGCCTTCGCGGCGCGCTGCGGGCCGCCCGCGTGACGGTCGGCGAGGGCGTCCTCGACCCGTTCCTGGACCGCGCCGAGCGGGCGTACGGGCGGTGGGCGGGGCTCGACGGCGAGCACGCGGCCGACGGCCCTGACGCCCGCTGGCGGCGGGCCAGGCCGCTGGCCGCCGTGACGGCCCTGACGGACCCCGGCACCCGGGGCACGGTGGAGGCGCACGTGCCGGGCGCGGGCTGGCGCCGCGTCGCCGACCTGTCCGCGTCCGGGTTCACCGAGGTCCGCCCGGAGCGGGAGCCGCCCGTGGACGGCGTACGGGTCGTCGCGTCCGGCGGAACGGTCCAGCACCTGGCGCCCTGGTTCGCCGACGGGCCCGCGGCCCGTCTGACGCTGGCCCGCGCCGAGGCGGACGCGGAGATCGGCGGCGCCCCCGCGCGGGTGACGGCGAGGCTGCTCCCGCGCCGCCCCGGCACCGTGTACGGGCGGCTGGAAGCGCGGGCGCCCGGGGCCGTGCGGGTGCGCGTCCCGGAGACGGCGGCGCTGCCGCGCGGCACGGAGGTGGCGGTGCCGCTCGACGTGAGCGTCCCCGCGGGCACGCGCGCGGGGACGTACGAGATCCCGGTGTCCTTCGCGGGCGAGACGCGGACGGTGGCGGTGCGGGCCTATCCCCGCACCGGCGGCCCCGACCTGGCGCGCCACGGGCGGGCGTCGTCGTCGGGCGACGAGACGGCGGCCTTCCCGGCCGCGGCCGCCCTCGACGGCGACGCCGCCACCCGCTGGTCCTCACCGGCCGAGGACGGCGCCTGGTGGCAGCTGGAGCTGGCCGCCCCCGCGCGGCTCGGCCAGGTGGTGCTGCGCTGGCAGGAGGCGTACGCGGCCGCGTACCGGATCCAGACGTCGGCCGACGGCAGGACCTGGCGGACGGCCGCGACCGTGCGGGACGGGCGCGGCGGGCGCGAGTCGGTGCGCATGGACGCGCCGGACACCCGCTTCGTCCGGGTGCAGGGCGACCGGCGGGCGACGCGCTTCGGCTACTCGCTGTGGTCCGTGGAGGCCTACGCCGTGGCCGGGGCGGGGGCCGGTCGGGAAGTGGCGGACCGGGGCCGGGGCCCCGGTCCACACCCGTGA
- a CDS encoding ABC transporter substrate-binding protein codes for MPRWRIRSSVPAALAAAGLLLAGCANPSTGSDDDDPTKPVTLKFWHGWSAPGEVKAINESIERFEKLHPNIDVKATGNVTDATINQALRAGGGEAPDVVVSFTTNNVGQYCDSGMWVDLDPFMKKTGLDKKKTFPKTLLDYTSYQGTQCALPLLADAFGMYYNKDAFAEAGIARPPHTMSELKAAAKKLTVRSGEDSYERVGYMPSFRLYQGSPDRLFAQWGPKYFDADGKSRLAKEPASYDYFKATSDLTDAQGGFTDLEKFRLTFGDEMSSQNAFLTQKLAMLLDGEWRGLMLKDAKAKFDWGVAPLPVPDDQADTYGRGFITGTVAGIAHSSKHQNAAWELVRFLTADTDQVVDFANAIHNVPSTFAALKSPKLDADPRFRTFFKILENKHSQALPPTTNGNSYVVSFADYAYSVEAGHAKDLRKGLKKLDDQIDADNLQAEN; via the coding sequence ATGCCGCGATGGCGAATACGCAGCAGCGTGCCCGCCGCGCTCGCCGCGGCCGGACTGCTCTTGGCCGGCTGTGCCAACCCGAGCACCGGCAGCGACGACGACGATCCGACCAAGCCCGTGACGCTGAAGTTCTGGCACGGCTGGTCGGCGCCCGGCGAAGTCAAGGCGATCAACGAGAGCATCGAGCGGTTCGAGAAGCTGCACCCGAACATCGATGTGAAGGCGACCGGCAACGTCACCGACGCCACCATCAACCAGGCCCTCAGGGCGGGCGGCGGCGAGGCCCCCGACGTGGTGGTCTCCTTCACCACCAACAACGTCGGCCAGTACTGCGACTCCGGCATGTGGGTCGACCTCGACCCGTTCATGAAGAAGACCGGGCTCGACAAGAAGAAGACGTTCCCCAAGACCCTGCTCGACTACACGAGCTACCAGGGCACCCAGTGCGCCCTTCCGCTCCTCGCGGACGCGTTCGGCATGTACTACAACAAGGACGCCTTCGCGGAGGCGGGCATCGCGCGCCCGCCGCACACCATGTCGGAGCTGAAGGCCGCGGCGAAGAAGCTGACCGTGCGCAGCGGCGAGGACTCGTACGAGCGGGTCGGCTACATGCCCAGCTTCCGCCTCTACCAGGGCAGCCCGGACCGCCTCTTCGCACAGTGGGGCCCGAAGTACTTCGACGCCGACGGCAAGTCCCGGCTCGCGAAGGAACCCGCCTCCTACGACTACTTCAAGGCCACGAGCGACCTGACCGACGCGCAGGGCGGCTTCACCGACCTGGAGAAGTTCCGCTTGACCTTCGGCGACGAGATGTCCAGCCAGAACGCCTTCCTCACCCAGAAGCTCGCCATGCTCCTGGACGGCGAGTGGCGCGGTCTGATGCTCAAGGACGCCAAGGCGAAGTTCGACTGGGGCGTGGCGCCCCTCCCGGTCCCCGACGACCAGGCCGACACCTACGGCCGCGGCTTCATCACCGGCACCGTCGCGGGCATCGCGCACAGCAGCAAGCACCAGAACGCGGCCTGGGAGCTGGTCAGGTTCCTGACGGCCGACACCGACCAGGTCGTGGACTTCGCCAACGCCATCCACAACGTGCCCTCCACCTTCGCGGCCCTCAAGTCCCCGAAGCTGGACGCCGACCCCAGGTTCCGCACCTTCTTCAAGATCCTGGAGAACAAGCACAGCCAGGCCCTGCCGCCGACCACCAACGGCAACTCCTACGTCGTCTCGTTCGCCGACTACGCGTACTCCGTCGAGGCGGGCCACGCGAAGGACCTGCGCAAGGGCCTGAAGAAACTCGACGACCAGATCGACGCCGACAACCTCCAGGCAGAGAACTGA
- a CDS encoding mechanosensitive ion channel family protein, with amino-acid sequence MFLSVLSAAGTDPDPTKSPKPVTLDDAHESAQNAASWVEENWSTWLAIGLRILLIVVIAMVLRVIVRRTITKFIDRMNRTAQAVDGTALGGLLVNVERRRQRSQAIGSVLRSVASFLILGTAALMVLSTFEINLAPLLASAGVAGVAIGFGARNLVTDFLSGVFMILEDQYGVGDSIDAGVASGEVVEVGLRVTKLRGDAGEIWYVRNGEVKRIGNLSQGWSTAGVDVTVRPDEDLDKVKRVLGEVGERIGKDEPWNEQLWGPVEVLGLDSVLLDQMVVRVSAKTMPGKSLGVERELRWRIKRAFDAEGIRIVGGLPLPLDEGPAADPTAGMAAPSAYASTTSPQSMTASPIPPPNLSK; translated from the coding sequence GTGTTCCTGTCCGTGCTCTCGGCCGCCGGGACGGACCCGGACCCGACGAAGTCACCGAAACCCGTGACGCTCGACGACGCGCACGAGAGCGCTCAGAACGCCGCGAGCTGGGTCGAGGAGAACTGGTCGACGTGGCTCGCCATCGGGCTCCGCATCCTGCTGATCGTCGTGATCGCGATGGTCCTCAGAGTGATCGTGCGGCGCACCATCACCAAGTTCATAGACCGGATGAACCGCACGGCGCAGGCCGTGGACGGCACCGCGCTCGGCGGGCTCCTGGTCAATGTGGAGCGGCGGCGGCAGCGGTCGCAGGCCATCGGGTCCGTGCTGCGCTCGGTGGCGTCGTTCCTGATCCTGGGCACGGCCGCGCTGATGGTCCTGAGCACCTTCGAGATCAACCTCGCGCCGTTGCTCGCCTCGGCCGGTGTGGCGGGTGTCGCGATCGGCTTCGGCGCGCGCAACCTGGTCACCGACTTCCTCTCCGGCGTCTTCATGATCCTGGAGGACCAGTACGGCGTGGGTGACTCCATCGACGCCGGGGTGGCCTCCGGCGAGGTCGTCGAGGTGGGCCTGCGCGTCACCAAGCTGCGCGGCGACGCCGGTGAGATCTGGTACGTGCGCAACGGCGAGGTCAAGCGCATCGGCAACCTCTCCCAGGGCTGGTCCACGGCCGGGGTCGACGTGACCGTGCGCCCGGACGAGGACCTGGACAAGGTCAAGCGGGTGCTCGGCGAGGTCGGCGAGCGCATCGGCAAGGACGAGCCCTGGAACGAGCAGCTGTGGGGCCCGGTCGAGGTGCTCGGCCTGGACAGCGTGCTGCTCGACCAGATGGTGGTGCGGGTCTCGGCGAAGACGATGCCGGGCAAGTCGCTCGGCGTGGAGCGCGAGCTGCGCTGGCGCATCAAGCGGGCCTTCGACGCGGAGGGCATCCGCATCGTGGGCGGTCTGCCGCTGCCGCTGGACGAGGGGCCCGCCGCGGACCCGACGGCGGGCATGGCGGCGCCGTCCGCGTACGCGTCGACGACGTCCCCGCAGTCGATGACGGCGTCGCCGATACCGCCGCCGAACCTGTCGAAGTAG
- a CDS encoding carbohydrate ABC transporter permease, translating into MTSTTLSAPAPASTDPSARRRGPAAARARRKRALHWIAVHSVAIAVALLFILPFVFVFLTSVMSDSQAMSGDLWPSSWHWENYKAVFETDGFLTWWRNSLMYAGLGTLFTVCSAIPVAYALAKFRFRGRRTAMLLVISTMMLPPQVIVIPMYLVWAQQFHLSGTLWPLIIPMAFGDAYSIFLLRQFLLTIPKEYIESARVDGCGEFRTLLTIIVPMAKPGIAAIALFQFFYCWNDYFGPQIYAAQDPGSWTLSYGLESFKSAHMVNWNMTMAATLLVMAPVIVIFFFAQKAFVEGVTLTGVKG; encoded by the coding sequence ATGACTTCCACGACACTCAGCGCGCCCGCGCCCGCCTCGACGGACCCCTCCGCGCGCCGGCGCGGCCCTGCCGCCGCCCGCGCCCGCCGCAAGCGTGCCCTGCACTGGATAGCCGTGCACAGCGTGGCGATCGCCGTGGCGCTCCTGTTCATCCTCCCCTTCGTGTTCGTCTTCCTGACGTCCGTGATGAGCGACTCCCAGGCGATGAGCGGCGACCTGTGGCCGTCCTCCTGGCACTGGGAGAACTACAAGGCGGTCTTCGAGACCGACGGCTTCCTGACCTGGTGGCGCAACTCCCTGATGTACGCGGGCCTCGGCACGCTCTTCACGGTGTGCTCGGCGATCCCCGTGGCGTACGCGCTCGCCAAGTTCCGCTTCCGCGGCCGCCGCACCGCGATGCTGCTCGTCATCTCCACGATGATGCTGCCGCCGCAGGTCATCGTGATCCCGATGTACCTGGTGTGGGCGCAGCAGTTCCACCTGTCCGGCACGCTGTGGCCGCTGATCATCCCGATGGCGTTCGGCGACGCGTACTCGATCTTCCTGCTCCGGCAGTTCCTCCTCACCATTCCCAAGGAGTACATCGAGTCGGCGCGCGTCGACGGCTGCGGCGAGTTCAGGACGCTGCTCACGATCATCGTGCCGATGGCCAAGCCGGGCATCGCGGCGATCGCGCTCTTCCAGTTCTTCTACTGCTGGAACGACTACTTCGGCCCGCAGATCTACGCGGCGCAGGACCCGGGCTCGTGGACCCTGTCCTACGGCCTGGAGTCGTTCAAGAGCGCCCACATGGTGAACTGGAACATGACCATGGCGGCGACCCTCCTTGTCATGGCTCCGGTCATCGTCATCTTCTTCTTCGCGCAAAAGGCCTTCGTGGAAGGCGTCACCCTCACCGGAGTAAAGGGCTGA
- a CDS encoding carbohydrate ABC transporter permease: MATLSPPTRRRLRVLGFLSPWLIGFSVFFAYPLIATVYFSFMHYNQIKEPTFVGLKNWRYVFEQMPLFGPALWNTLWLVVVMVALRVLFGLSLGLLVTKIKSGVGFFRTAFYIPYLAPPVAATVAFVFLLNPGTGPVNEILAKVGIDAPTWFNDPNWAKPSLVMLSLWGIGDLMVIFMAALLDVPKEQYEAADLDGAGSWAKFRYVTWPSITPIVMFAVVTGIVQTMQYYTQALVAGKIASGVNIGPGSVIQPGYPDHSTLTVPQLVYSMGFQNFNTGAACVLSLVLFAIAMAATLLLMRKRSGLLSAED, translated from the coding sequence ATGGCCACACTCTCGCCCCCGACGCGCCGCAGACTGCGCGTGCTCGGCTTCCTCTCCCCCTGGCTGATCGGCTTCAGCGTCTTCTTCGCGTACCCGCTGATCGCCACCGTCTACTTCTCGTTCATGCACTACAACCAGATCAAGGAGCCCACGTTCGTGGGCCTGAAGAACTGGCGGTACGTGTTCGAGCAGATGCCGCTGTTCGGCCCGGCCCTGTGGAACACGCTGTGGCTGGTCGTGGTGATGGTGGCCCTGCGCGTGCTCTTCGGGCTGTCGCTCGGCCTGCTCGTGACGAAGATCAAGAGCGGCGTCGGGTTCTTCCGCACCGCCTTCTACATCCCCTACCTCGCCCCGCCGGTCGCGGCCACCGTCGCCTTCGTCTTCCTGCTCAACCCCGGCACGGGCCCGGTCAACGAGATCCTCGCCAAGGTCGGCATCGACGCGCCCACCTGGTTCAACGATCCGAACTGGGCCAAACCGTCCCTCGTGATGCTGTCCCTGTGGGGCATCGGCGACCTCATGGTGATCTTCATGGCGGCGCTGCTCGACGTGCCCAAGGAGCAGTACGAGGCGGCGGACCTCGACGGCGCGGGCTCCTGGGCGAAGTTCCGGTACGTCACCTGGCCCTCGATCACACCGATCGTGATGTTCGCCGTGGTCACCGGGATCGTGCAGACCATGCAGTACTACACGCAGGCCCTGGTCGCCGGGAAGATCGCCTCCGGCGTCAACATCGGCCCAGGCTCTGTGATCCAGCCCGGCTATCCCGACCACTCGACGCTCACGGTCCCGCAGCTCGTCTACTCGATGGGCTTCCAGAACTTCAACACCGGCGCCGCGTGCGTGCTCTCGCTCGTGCTCTTCGCCATCGCCATGGCCGCGACCCTGCTGCTCATGCGCAAGCGCTCGGGCCTGCTCTCGGCGGAGGACTGA
- a CDS encoding ROK family transcriptional regulator, with protein MAGTTPSNGSPGVPGTPRVLRAMNDRAALDLLAAHGPLTRTRIGELTGLSKPTTSQLLSRLESAGLVRTTGRQSGRPGPNAVLYEIDPAVGGVAALSADPTGLTALVADVTGREVGRFRIEADAIAEDVRHRTAQLVVEAVDGALAQAGLGHDDLRATVIGTPGAIDPHTGQLRYAPHLPGWHSRTLRAELAEVLGTPVTIENDVNLAAIAEQYEGAAQDHDDFVLAWLDEGVGAAIVLGGTLLRGATGGAGEIGYMPVPGAPLLRGPEPTPESYRGGFESLVSAYAIRKRAGAASLTDALADTAVRDELARHIATGLAAVVAVVDPELVVLSGQVPQTGGEELRLRVKEELTGLALPRPLLRISELDGDPILTGALRTALTQARDTLFDTA; from the coding sequence ATGGCCGGAACCACCCCGTCCAACGGGTCGCCCGGCGTTCCGGGCACGCCCCGCGTGCTCCGCGCCATGAACGACCGCGCCGCGCTCGACCTGCTCGCCGCCCACGGACCGCTCACCCGCACCCGCATCGGCGAGCTCACCGGCCTGTCCAAGCCCACCACCTCGCAGCTGCTCAGCCGCCTGGAGAGCGCGGGCCTGGTCCGCACCACGGGCCGCCAGAGCGGACGGCCGGGGCCGAACGCCGTCCTGTACGAGATCGACCCCGCCGTCGGCGGCGTCGCCGCCCTGTCCGCCGACCCCACCGGGCTCACCGCCCTGGTCGCCGACGTCACCGGGCGCGAGGTGGGCCGCTTCCGCATCGAGGCCGACGCCATCGCCGAGGACGTGCGCCACCGCACCGCCCAGCTCGTCGTCGAGGCCGTGGACGGCGCGCTCGCCCAGGCCGGGCTCGGCCACGACGACCTGCGCGCCACCGTCATCGGCACGCCCGGCGCCATCGACCCGCACACCGGCCAGCTCCGCTACGCCCCGCACCTGCCCGGCTGGCACTCGCGCACCCTGCGCGCCGAGCTGGCCGAGGTGCTCGGCACCCCGGTCACCATCGAGAACGACGTGAACCTCGCCGCCATCGCCGAGCAGTACGAAGGCGCCGCGCAGGACCACGACGACTTCGTGCTCGCCTGGCTCGACGAGGGCGTGGGCGCCGCGATCGTGCTCGGCGGCACGCTGCTTCGCGGCGCGACCGGCGGCGCGGGCGAGATCGGCTACATGCCGGTCCCCGGCGCCCCGCTGCTGCGCGGCCCCGAGCCGACGCCCGAGTCGTACCGGGGCGGCTTCGAGAGCCTCGTCTCCGCCTACGCGATCCGCAAGCGCGCGGGCGCCGCGTCGCTCACCGACGCGCTCGCCGACACCGCCGTGCGCGACGAGCTCGCCCGCCACATCGCCACCGGCCTCGCCGCGGTCGTGGCGGTGGTCGACCCCGAACTCGTCGTGCTTTCCGGCCAGGTCCCGCAGACCGGCGGCGAGGAGCTGCGCCTGCGCGTCAAGGAGGAGCTGACGGGCCTCGCCCTGCCGCGCCCGCTCCTGCGCATCAGCGAGCTCGACGGCGACCCGATCCTCACCGGCGCCCTGCGCACCGCCCTCACCCAGGCCCGCGACACGCTCTTCGACACGGCCTGA
- a CDS encoding HNH endonuclease, with product MPHVLVLNASYEPLGVVPLRRALVLVLENKALCLEESGAFMHSATRTIPAPSVVRLKRFVRVPYRGPVPLTRRALFARDGGRCVYCGGVATSVDHVIPRSRGGQHVWDNVVASCRRCNHVKADRHLPELGWRLRHKPAPPTGLAWRIIGTGHRDPRWLPYLQPFGADDAMARIDGISA from the coding sequence GTGCCGCATGTCCTGGTCCTCAACGCGTCGTACGAGCCCCTTGGCGTCGTACCGCTCCGCCGCGCGCTCGTCCTCGTCCTGGAGAACAAGGCACTCTGCCTCGAGGAGTCCGGCGCCTTCATGCACAGCGCGACCCGCACCATCCCCGCACCCAGCGTGGTCCGGCTGAAGCGGTTCGTGCGGGTCCCCTACCGGGGGCCCGTTCCTCTGACGCGACGTGCGCTGTTCGCCCGCGACGGCGGCCGGTGCGTGTACTGCGGTGGCGTCGCAACCAGCGTCGACCACGTCATTCCGCGCAGCCGCGGCGGCCAGCACGTCTGGGACAACGTGGTGGCGTCCTGCCGCCGCTGCAACCACGTGAAGGCCGACCGGCACCTGCCGGAGCTCGGCTGGCGCCTGCGCCACAAGCCCGCCCCGCCGACGGGGCTCGCCTGGCGCATCATCGGCACCGGGCATAGGGATCCGCGCTGGCTGCCGTACCTGCAGCCGTTCGGCGCGGACGACGCGATGGCCCGGATCGACGGCATCTCCGCCTAG